One Pichia kudriavzevii chromosome 3, complete sequence genomic window carries:
- a CDS encoding uncharacterized protein (PKUD0C08310; similar to Saccharomyces cerevisiae YLR094C (GIS3); ancestral locus Anc_8.277) gives MIADYSFTTLLGNIPPSLPEVSLSPTNVHSTPQCDIHENITLKSTFSCNSQMSSLSNSECTSSLKSQESLKHKVSPALRAVLHSKNSSSYRLRKASSKLTLHSSGTTIMSFSESVSDQLPYLDAYCTILSSSSSVETAIEIDDYNHPLSSQAKLPDVGSSTNESCGALWNGAQERQNSSNVDKNSKIHSNNNNRSRSRNQNKKRNTNKKRTNHTSDLTKQLTHTTTTSIFETIKDKLKNSHLITTARSFYRCNESILKHTTPLIDLHHRELVLYESTPLTTYSTILHPLHEERNTHLDTSWCHLPPTRQREHRINPLFLRFYAIISSLKIKYHLTLLNESTIDYYQQEFNSSNSPTLDEFFQVYFSEDSDLLNGNADFSHLKSLLKFSILSRDKMSSNVVLTPRGDPFQSVHTYNNSRKLYIKTGEIAIPHGTLVREGGTKVMPWVNLSDYKSSNRRSLNPCGTLPNNIQYTVKNWGSKRWSLYMDTN, from the coding sequence ATGATTGCTGATTACTCCTTCACTACCCTCTTGGGGAACATCCCACCCTCTCTCCCAGAGGTGTCTCTCTCGCCGACAAATGTCCATTCGACCCCTCAATGCGATATCCATGAGAATATCACCCTAAAGTCAACCTTCTCTTGTAATTCGCAAATGTCATCCCTATCAAATTCGGAATGCACATCGTCCCTGAAATCACAAGAATCCTTAAAACATAAAGTCTCTCCAGCTTTAAGGGCCGTTCTTCACTCgaaaaattcatcttcTTACAGGTTAAGGAAAGCCTCCTCAAAATTGACCTTACATTCATCAGGTACTACTATTATGAGCTTCTCGGAATCGGTCTCGGACCAGCTGCCCTATTTGGATGCATATTGTACGATTTTGAGTAGTTCGTCCTCAGTGGAGACCGCTATAGAGATTGACGATTACAATCATCCGCTTTCCAGTCAAGCGAAATTACCTGATGTTGGTTCCTCTACAAATGAGTCGTGTGGAGCATTGTGGAATGGTGCCCAAGAAAGACAAAACAGCAGCAACGTTGATAAAAACAGCAAAATTcacagcaacaacaacaatagaagtagaagtagaaaccaaaacaaaaagagaaatacCAATAAAAAGAGAACCAATCACACCTCTGACCTCACTAAGCAATTGACCCATACCACCACCACTTCAATCTTTGAGACAATTAAAGACAAGCTAAAGAACTCGCATTTGATCACTACTGCTAGGTCCTTCTATAGATGCAATGAATCGATCCTTAAACACACAACCCCGTTGATCGACTTGCACCACAGAGAGCTGGTTCTATATGAGTCTACACCACTTACAACCTATAGCACAATTTTGCATCCGCTCCACGAAGAGAGGAACACACACTTGGATACCTCTTGGTGCCATTTACCACCCACTAGGCAAAGAGAACATCGAATCAACCCTTTGTTTCTGAGGTTCTACGCAATTATCTCCTCTctgaaaatcaaatacCACCTTACCCTGTTGAACGAATCCACTATAGACTACTACCAACAGGAATTCAATTCCTCAAATTCACCTACTTTGGACGAGTTCTTCCAAGTTTATTTTAGTGAAGATTCGGACTTGTTGAACGGAAATGCCGATTTCTCCCATTTGAAATCACTATTGAAATTCTCCATTTTATCAAGGGATAAAATGTCTTCAAATGTCGTCCTGACCCCGCGTGGAGATCCTTTCCAAAGCGTCCATACTTACAACAATTCCAGGAAATTGTATATCAAGACTGGAGAAATCGCCATCCCCCATGGCACCCTCGTGAGGGAAGGCGGCACCAAGGTGATGCCTTGGGTGAATCTCTCCGACTATAAGTCCTCGAACAGACGTTCACTGAATCCCTGCGGCACTCTTCCCAATAATATCCAATATACCGTCAAAAACTGGGGAAGTAAACGCTGGTCGTTATACATGGATACCAATTAA
- a CDS encoding uncharacterized protein (PKUD0C08320), translating into MTDEEAVNPNDPAQTHDIPKLEDILNDSIDPESAYSKLNFLKFLIAKHCIENYECYTELQSLFLSYDKLKNNNLTSNWIVFYNTFIAREIVNLPADVVCLVSKNCLPSRNILRKMEKILINFLYISYYEFVSINKQKIPNRSSTFSSNISTSSPLSNLSPSTSLCSECSTNKQFSNFSTADIINDHRMAAPSSSSSSSSSPTPSRAASPSNESAITVSTTKCSNVNCKRHTDSISWSKISRKFSWQRRRSS; encoded by the coding sequence ATGACAGACGAAGAGGCCGTGAACCCAAACGACCCGGCCCAAACCCATGATATCCCCAAGCTAGAAGATATTCTAAATGACTCCATCGATCCTGAATCGGCGTATTCAAAACTGAACTTTCTCAAGTTCCTCATTGCTAAACATTGTATAGAAAATTACGAATGTTACACAGAATTGCAGTCCCTCTTTTTAAGTTACgataaattgaaaaataataacTTGACTTCAAACTGGATTGTCTTTTACAATACTTTTATAGCAAGGGAAATCGTCAATCTCCCGGCAGATGTGGTATGCCTAGTGTCAAAGAATTGCTTGCCATCAAGGAACATTCTACGcaaaatggagaaaatcCTCATAAACTTCCTCTACATTAGCTACTACGAATTTGTCTCCATTAATAAACAGAAAATCCCAAATAGATCGTCAACTTTCTCCTCAAATATCTCAACTTCATCACCCTTGTCGAACTTGTCCCCTTCAACCTCCCTTTGCAGTGAATGCTCCACTAATAAACAGTTCTCCAACTTTAGCACCGCAGATATTATCAATGACCATAGAATGGCTgctccttcttcttcttcttcttcttcttcttccccAACCCCCTCCCGTGCGGCGTCCCCCTCCAACGAGAGCGCCATCACAGTGTCCACCACCAAATGCTCAAACGTAAACTGCAAGAGACACACAGACTCCATCAGTTGGTCAAAGATATCTAGGAAATTCTCTTGGCAAAGAAGACGCTCCTCTTAG
- a CDS encoding uncharacterized protein (PKUD0C08330; similar to Saccharomyces cerevisiae YPR017C (DSS4); ancestral locus Anc_8.119), with translation MDFPPSPPLYKWLAPYIWFPCIASTISIEYSTANMATQYYCSFDKATPILRVPTTPSLYHIRQQETPEKPSSLKFVKSHMGNRNGPLSPFSDTFYRCNDMWEFDNVGVSKPTEDSEFIRLSQGEQGAVNQYQIVRYLVCGDCERGALGFAGIPTADGAIKDLQRIHPNDLVYFFYL, from the coding sequence ATGGACTTTCCAccttccccccccctctACAAGTGGCTGGCTCCGTATATATGGTTCCCTTGTATCGCCTCCACGATATCTATCGAATATTCCACCGCTAATATGGCCACCCAGTACTACTGCTCCTTTGACAAGGCCACGCCGATCCTGCGTGTCCCTACCACGCCATCCTTATACCACATACGCCAACAAGAAACACCAGAGAAGCCATCCTCTTTAAAGTTTGTCAAATCTCACATGGGGAATCGCAACGGTCCATTGTCGCCATTCTCGGACACCTTCTACAGGTGCAACGACATGTGGGAGTTTGACAACGTTGGCGTTTCCAAACCAACCGAGGATTCCGAGTTTATCCGCTTGTCCCAAGGTGAACAAGGGGCGGTCAACCAATACCAAATTGTTCGGTATTTGGTCTGTGGCGACTGTGAACGTGGTGCCCTTGGATTCGCAGGTATCCCCACTGCAGATGGTGCCATTAAGGATTTGCAGAGGATACATCCAAATGATTTGGTCTATTTCTTCTACTTATAG
- a CDS encoding uncharacterized protein (PKUD0C08340; Pfam Domains: Aconitase(3.4e-268)|Aconitase_C(4e-59)), with protein MLSARSVARVSRTRGLATVAGLTRDSKVHMNNHEDHTFINYKQNVKNLDIVKSRLNRPLTYAEKILYSHLDQPETQDIERGVSYLKLRPDRVACQDATAQMAILQFMSAGMPSVATPATVHCDHLIQAQKSGPEDLERAINLNKEVYDFLGSACAKYNIGFWKPGSGIIHQIVLENYAYPGALLIGTDSHTPNAGGLGQLAIGVGGADAVDVLAGFPWELKAPKIIGVKLTGKMSGWTSPKDIILKLAGITTVKGGTGAIVEYFGEGVNTFSCTGMATICNMGAEIGATTSVFPYNESMAKYLEATERSEIAEFAKLYQKDLLSADEGAEYDQVIEIDLNTLEPHVNGPFTPDLATPVSKMKEVAEKNGWPLEVKVGLIGSCTNSSYEDMSRAASIVEDAKAHGLKAKTLFTVTPGSEQVRATIERDGFLKTFQDFGGAVLANACGPCIGQWDRQDIKKGDKNTIVSSFNRNFTARNDGNPATHAFVASPEMVTAYAIAGDLRFNPLTDKLKDANGNEFLLKAPHGEGLPAKGYDAGENTYQAPPADRSAVEVQISPESDRLQKLTPFKPWDGKDALNMPILIKAFGKTTTDHISMAGPWLKYRGHLQNISNNYMIGAINIVNKKANTVQNHYTGEWSGVPDTAAWYRDHGHKWVVIGDENFGEGSSREHAALEPRYLGAFAIITKSFARIHETNLKKQGLLALNFKNPADYDRINPDDEVDIVGLSEFAPGKDVTAIIRPKNGEPWKLTLTHTFNDEQIEWFKAGSALNRMKQLQAGN; from the coding sequence ATGTTATCAGCAAGATCTGTCGCAAGAGTCTCCAGAACTCGTGGTTTAGCAACCGTTGCTGGTTTAACCAGAGATTCCAAGGTCCACATGAACAACCATGAAGACCACACCTTTATCAACTACAAGCAAAACGTCAAGAATTTGGACATTGTCAAATCCAGATTGAACAGACCTCTGACTTATGCTGAAAAGATCTTGTACTCCCATTTGGATCAACCAGAAACCcaagatattgaaagagGTGTCTCTTACTTGAAGTTGAGACCAGACAGAGTTGCTTGTCAAGATGCTACTGCTCAAATGGCTATTTTACAATTTATGTCTGCAGGTATGCCATCTGTTGCTACTCCAGCTACTGTCCATTGTGACCATTTGATTCAAGCTCAAAAATCCGGTCcagaagatttggaaagAGCAATCAACTTGAACAAGGAAGTTTATGACTTTTTAGGTTCTGCTTGTGCTAAATACAACATTGGTTTCTGGAAGCCAGGTTCCGGTATTATCCATCAAATTGTCCTTGAAAACTATGCTTATCCAGGTGCTCTTTTGATTGGTACCGATTCTCACACCCCTAATGCAGGTGGTTTAGGTCAATTGGCTATTGGTGTTGGTGGTGCTGATGCCGTTGATGTCTTGGCTGGTTTCCCATGGGAATTAAAGGCTCCAAAGATTATTGGTGTCAAGTTGACCGGTAAGATGTCTGGTTGGACTTCTCCAAAGGATATTATCTTAAAGTTGGCTGGTATTACTACCGTCAAGGGTGGTACCGGtgcaattgttgaatatttcGGTGAAGGTGTCAACACCTTCTCTTGTACTGGTATGGCAACCATTTGTAATATGGGTGCTGAAATTGGTGCAACAACTTCTGTTTTCCCATACAATGAATCCATGGCTAAATACTTGGAAGCAACTGAAAGATCCGAAATTGCAGAATTTGCAAAATTATACCAAAAGGATTTATTATCTGCTGATGAAGGTGCTGAATATGACcaagttattgaaattgactTGAACACCTTGGAACCTCATGTTAATGGTCCATTCACCCCAGATCTTGCTACTCCAGTCTCCAAGATGAAGGAAGTTGCAGAAAAGAATGGCTGGCCATTAGAAGTTAAGGTTGGTTTAATTGGTTCTTGTACCAACTCCTCCTATGAAGATATGTCCAGAGCTGCTTctattgttgaagatgcaaaGGCTCATGGTTTAAAGGCAAAGACCTTGTTCACTGTTACCCCAGGTTCTGAACAAGTTAGAGCAACCATTGAAAGAGATGGTTTCTTGAAGACTTTCCAAGATTTTGGTGGTGCTGTTTTAGCTAACGCTTGTGGTCCATGTATTGGTCAATGGGATAGACAAGACATCAAGAAGGGTGACAAGAACACCATTGTCTCCTCTTTCAACAGAAATTTCACTGCTAGAAACGATGGTAACCCAGCAACTCACGCATTCGTTGCATCTCCAGAAATGGTTACTGCTTATGCAATTGCAGGTGATTTAAGATTCAACCCATTAACTGATAAGTTAAAGGATGCAAATGGTAACGAATTCTTATTAAAGGCACCACACGGTGAAGGTTTACCAGCAAAGGGTTATGATGCAGGTGAAAACACCTACCAAGCACCACCAGCTGACAGATCTGCTGTTGAAGTTCAAATTTCTCCAGAATCTGACAGATTACAAAAGTTGACTCCATTCAAGCCATGGGATGGTAAGGATGCTCTTAACATGCCAATTTTAATTAAAGCATTTGGTAAGACTACCACCGACCATATCTCAATGGCTGGTCCATGGTTGAAATACAGAGGTCATTTACAAAACATCTCTAACAACTATATGATTGGTGCTATCAACATTGTTAACAAGAAGGCTAACACTGTTCAAAACCACTACACTGGTGAATGGTCTGGTGTTCCAGACACTGCAGCTTGGTACAGAGACCATGGCCACAAGTGGGTTGTCATTGGTGACGAAAACTTTGGTGAAGGTTCCTCTAGAGAACACGCAGCTTTAGAACCAAGATACTTGGGTGCATTTGCAATCATCACCAAGTCCTTTGCAAGAATTCACGAAACcaacttgaagaagcaagGTTTATTGGCATTGAACTTCAAGAACCCAGCAGACTATGACAGAATCAACCCAGACGATGAAGTCGACATTGTTGGTTTATCCGAATTTGCTCCAGGTAAGGATGTTACTGCTATCATCAGACCAAAGAATGGTGAACCATGGAAGTTGACCTTGACCCACACCTTCAATGACGAACAAATTGAATGGTTCAAGGCTGGTTCTGCATTAAACAGAATGAAGCAATTACAAGCTGGAAATTAA
- a CDS encoding uncharacterized protein (PKUD0C08350), whose protein sequence is MIRQSVNVKLHHMWKGCRWFLNSGEGSRMTANKGIENAGKKKKRKPRHTGPKHDCATHTRDISFLLKFKKKKIKKFSVFFFFPKSLFPISAFVLYSTNACNTKTEPKIATRLAFFVTQQSQGELTFHQIDPIHPFSHFFPFSRGELTFKTSEIGQASHGVVEPCYVHL, encoded by the coding sequence ATGATTCGTCAAAGTGTAAATGTGAAGTTGCACCATATGTGGAAAGGCTGTAGATGGTTCTTGAACTCCGGAGAAGGATCTAGAATGACTGCCAATAAGGGAATCGAAAATGcgggaaaaaaaaaaaagagaaagcCGCGCCACACCGGCCCAAAACATGACTGCGCCACACACACACGTgacatttcttttttattaaaattcaagaaaaaaaaaatcaaaaaattctcggttttttttttttttccaaaatccCTTTTCCCGATCTCGGCTTTTGTGTTGTATAGTACAAACGCGTGTAATACGAAAACGGAACCGAAAATTGCCACCCGTCTCGCATTTTTCGTTACACAACAATCGCAGGGCGAGCTGACATTTCACCAAATCGATCCAATTCATCCATTTTCCCActttttcccattttccAGGGGCGAGCTGACTTTCAAAACTTCCGAGATTGGTCAGGCATCCCATGGGGTAGTTGAACCGTGTTATGTTCATTTATAA
- a CDS encoding uncharacterized protein (PKUD0C08360; Pfam Domains: AAA_2(1.1e-83)|ClpB_D2-small(2.4e-28)|AAA(2.1e- 18)|AAA_5(6e-17)|Clp_N(1.4e-14)) produces MDSTQFTDRALEIVTNAQKLCQQNSNAQLVPIHFLASMIPENESQPIYLKTIIEGSRYEWEPVKRAINQQLLKLPSTQGSNMEPGMSASAANIITQADKIKKVQKDSYIGQDHILSALLDDSSIKSLFQGLNIKVDTLKQQILNLRGNQRIDSRQADSSEEYEFLSKYAIDLTEQALQGKIDPVIGREEEIRRTIRVLARRAKSNPCLIGDPGVGKTSIVEGVAQRIVDNDVPTVLQGCKLVALDLGALKAGAKYQGEFEERIKGVLNDIEKSKTMIILFIDEIHMLMGDGKSDAANLLKPALARGHFHCIGATTITEYRKYIEKDGAFERRFQRIDVKEPSVRETVAILRGLQPRYEIHHGVRILDSALVTAAQLASRYLTYRKMPDSAVDLIDETAAGVAVARDSKPEELDSKERQLDLLEVEINALERDKDADATTKDRLKQAYKKKQELEEELQPLREQFQQERQGHEELTAAKRKLDELEIKAQDAERRHDTATVADIRMFAIPDIKARILKLEEEVEKEEQSAEYLVKNVVGPDQVAETAARLTGIPVSKLTQAENAKLINMERELSNAVVGQGEAVKAVSNAIRLSRSGLANPNQPASFLFLGLSGSGKTELAKKLAGFLFADERAMIRIDCSELMEKHSVSKLIGTTAGYIGYEEGGMLTNQLLRKPYSVILFDEVEKAAPEVLNILLQLLDDGRITAANGTLVNCSNAIIIMTSNLGANFINNSKVTKITPEIKEQVMSVVRGHFRPEFLNRISATVVFNRLSRHAIAKIIKIRLQEIEKRFEENGRHLNLRLDDSAMEYLCKNGYSADLGARPLNRLIQNGILNPLAVMILNGQVEDKEDVNVTVDAKGLRVLPNHEATSGMDVDAVEDWTDDADVDDDMYDEDVELD; encoded by the coding sequence ATGGATTCCACACAATTCACAGACAGAGCATTAGAAATTGTCACTAATGCACAAAAACTATGTCAGCAAAACTCCAATGCCCAATTAGTTCCAATTCACTTTCTTGCCTCAATGATTCCGGAAAATGAGTCTCAGCcgatttatttgaagacCATCATTGAAGGCTCGAGGTATGAGTGGGAGCCTGTCAAGAGGGCAATCAACCAGCAACTCTTAAAGTTACCTTCAACACAGGGTTCTAATATGGAGCCAGGCATGTCTGCGTCTGCGGCGAATATAATCACGCAGGCTGATAAGATAAAGAAGGTTCAGAAGGATTCCTATATTGGTCAAGACCACATTCTATCTGCTCTATTGGACGACTCGTCAATCAAGTCTTTATTCCAAGGATTGAATATCAAGGTGGATACTTtgaaacaacaaattttgaatttaagAGGTAATCAAAGGATCGATTCTAGGCAGGCAGATTCGTCTGAAGAATATGAATTTTTGTCCAAATATGCAATTGATTTGACCGAGCAGGCTTTGCAGGGTAAGATTGATCCTGTTATTGGAagagaggaagaaattaGAAGAACAATCAGAGTCTTGGCTAGAAGGGCCAAGTCCAACCCTTGTTTGATTGGTGATCCTGGTGTTGGTAAGACCTCCATTGTTGAAGGTGTTGCCCAAAGAattgttgataatgatgTGCCAACGGTCTTACAAGGTTGTAAATTGGTAGCTTTGGATTTAGGTGCTTTAAAGGCAGGCGCCAAATACCAAGGTGAATTTGAGGAAAGAATCAAGGGTGTCTTGAATGACATTGAGAAATCGAAAACTATGATTATCCTCTTTATTGATGAGATTCACATGTTGATGGGTGATGGTAAATCTGATGCTGCTAACCTTTTGAAGCCTGCCCTAGCAAGAGGTCATTTCCATTGTATTGGTGCAACAACTATAACCGAATATAGAAAATACATTGAAAAGGATGGTGCGTTTGAGAGACGTTTCCAAAGGATTGATGTTAAGGAACCATCCGTTAGAGAGACTGTTGCAATCTTGAGAGGTTTGCAGCCAAGATATGAAATTCATCATGGTGTTAGAATTTTGGACTCTGCATTGGTGACTGCTGCTCAATTGGCTTCAAGATATTTAACCTACAGAAAAATGCCAGATTCTGCagttgatttgattgatgaaaCTGCTGCTGGTGTTGCAGTTGCTAGAGACTCCAAACCTGAAGAATTGGATTCAAAGGAAAGGCAACTTGATTTGCTGGAGGTTGAAATCAATGCATTGGAGAGAGATAAGGATGCTGATGCAACTACCAAGGATAGATTAAAGCAAGCTTATaagaagaagcaagaattggaagaagaattgCAACCTTTGAGAGAACAATTCCAACAAGAAAGACAAGGTCATGAAGAACTCACTGCTGCTAAGAGGAAATTGGACGAATTGGAAATCAAGGCCCAAGATGCTGAAAGAAGACATGATACTGCAACAGTTGCAGATATTAGAATGTTTGCAATTCCTGATATCAAGGCTAGAATTCTAAAGTTGGAAgaggaagttgaaaaggagGAACAGTCTGCCGAATATCTCGTCAAGAATGTTGTTGGTCCTGACCAAGTTGCAGAAACTGCAGCTAGGTTGACTGGTATTCCTGTTTCGAAGTTGACACAAGCTGAAAATGCCAAGTTGATCAACATGGAGAGAGAACTATCAAACGCTGTTGTTGGTCAAGGTGAAGCTGTCAAGGCAGTCTCTAATGCTATCAGATTGTCCAGATCGGGCTTGgcaaatccaaatcaacCTGCATCATTCCTTTTCCTTGGTTTGTCTGGTTCCGGTAAAACGGAATTGGCTAAGAAGTTGGCTGGTTTCTTGTTTGCCGATGAGCGGGCAATGATCAGAATCGATTGTTCGGAATTGATGGAGAAGCACTCTGTCTCCAAGTTGATTGGTACAACTGCTGGTTATATTGGTTACGAAGAAGGTGGTATGTTAACCAACCAATTACTAAGAAAGCCTTATTCAGTTATCTTATTTGATGAGGTTGAGAAGGCTGCACCCGaggttttgaatattttattgCAATTGTTAGACGATGGTAGAATTACAGCTGCTAATGGTACTCTAGTTAACTGTTCAAATGCAATCATCATTATGACATCCAATTTAGGTGCTAACTTTATTAACAACTCTAAGGTGACAAAGATCACTCCTGAGATAAAGGAACAGGTTATGTCTGTTGTTCGTGGACACTTCCGTCCTGAGTTCCTCAACAGAATTTCTGCAACAGTTGTCTTCAACAGATTATCGAGACATGCAATTGCcaagatcatcaaaatcagatTACAGGAGATTGAGAAACGTTTCGAAGAGAATGGTAGACATCTCAATTTGAGACTTGATGATTCTGCTATGGAATACTTGTGTAAGAATGGTTATTCCGCTGATTTGGGTGCAAGACCTTTGAATAGGTTGATCCAAAATGGTATCTTGAACCCATTGGCTGTCATGATTTTGAACGGACAAGTCGAAGATAAGGAAGATGTCAATGTCACTGTTGACGCAAAGGGTTTGAGGGTTTTACCAAACCATGAAGCTACTAGTGGCATGGATGTTGATGCCGTTGAAGATTGGACAGATGATGcagatgttgatgatgacatgtatgatgaagatgtcGAATTGGACTAA